A single genomic interval of Flavobacterium sp. N2820 harbors:
- a CDS encoding KdsC family phosphatase has translation MSKSYKELMNEITTFVFDVDGVLTDGTIHVTPTGEMLRNMNIRDGYAMKAAVENGYTVCIISGGSNEGVRVRLRNLGITDIHLGVPNKVDTFKEFTDIYNIKSENVLYMGDDIPDYHVMQLVGLPTCPQNAVPEIKGISKYISHIEGGKGAVRDVIEQVMKVQGKWMEHFDAKFD, from the coding sequence ATGTCAAAAAGTTATAAAGAACTCATGAATGAAATAACCACTTTTGTCTTCGATGTAGACGGAGTGCTCACCGACGGAACCATTCACGTAACCCCAACAGGCGAAATGCTTCGCAACATGAACATCAGAGATGGTTATGCCATGAAAGCAGCTGTTGAAAATGGCTACACCGTTTGTATCATTTCGGGCGGAAGCAACGAAGGGGTTCGCGTTCGTTTGAGAAATTTAGGCATTACCGATATTCATTTAGGCGTTCCAAACAAAGTCGACACCTTCAAAGAATTCACCGATATTTACAATATAAAATCTGAAAACGTGTTATACATGGGCGACGATATTCCAGATTATCATGTAATGCAATTAGTAGGTTTACCAACGTGTCCACAAAATGCAGTTCCTGAAATCAAAGGCATTTCAAAATACATTTCGCACATAGAAGGCGGAAAAGGTGCCGTTCGTGATGTAATCGAACAAGTCATGAAAGTACAAGGCAAATGGATGGAACATTTTGATGCGAAGTTTGATTAA
- a CDS encoding four helix bundle protein has translation MIYQDLLAYKKGFEVAMEIFEVSKSFPKEETYSLTDQIRRSSRSVCANFAESYRKRVYPKHFHSKLTDSDAENSETQTWLEFAYACKYINENTFNELTEKNKEVGKLINYMLLNPTKFGVKTEH, from the coding sequence ATGATTTATCAAGATTTATTAGCTTATAAAAAAGGATTTGAAGTTGCAATGGAGATTTTTGAAGTTTCAAAATCGTTTCCAAAAGAAGAAACCTATTCACTCACTGACCAAATTAGACGTTCGTCTCGAAGTGTTTGTGCAAATTTTGCTGAATCTTATCGAAAAAGAGTTTATCCAAAACACTTTCATAGTAAATTGACAGATAGTGATGCCGAAAACTCTGAAACACAAACTTGGTTAGAATTCGCTTACGCCTGCAAATACATAAACGAAAACACTTTCAACGAATTAACCGAAAAGAATAAAGAAGTCGGAAAACTGATAAATTATATGTTATTAAATCCAACTAAATTCGGTGTAAAAACCGAACACTGA
- a CDS encoding geranylgeranylglycerol-phosphate geranylgeranyltransferase, translating to MQLVFRYLFLAQSYIDLALTEFNYILLVISTVCIAAGGYVINNIMDQDTDEIAKPQNRVVGVSISETGAYNWYIVLTIIGVGIGFYLSNVIYKPTFASMFILVATLLYVYATNLKQIPLLGNIIVALLLSISIVIIALFDIFPATDLENYSRMDRAFDILIDYAIFAFIINLIREIVKDLEDMDGDYQTGINTLPIAIGIQKTKILVGVLTIMAIVILAYYLKTSLFELDYTIYYALVFVFGPLVYFGAKLINATTKKEFHHLSTMLKIVLFFGILSIAVIVLNLKYAQ from the coding sequence ATGCAGCTTGTTTTTCGTTATTTATTCTTAGCACAATCCTATATTGATTTAGCGTTGACCGAATTCAATTACATTTTGTTGGTAATTTCAACCGTTTGTATTGCTGCAGGTGGCTATGTCATTAACAATATTATGGATCAAGATACCGACGAAATTGCGAAACCTCAAAACCGTGTGGTTGGCGTTTCAATATCAGAAACTGGTGCTTATAATTGGTACATTGTACTTACTATCATTGGGGTTGGAATTGGATTTTATCTTTCCAATGTAATCTACAAACCAACCTTTGCTTCGATGTTTATTTTGGTCGCTACTTTATTGTATGTTTATGCTACTAATTTGAAACAAATTCCGCTTTTAGGAAATATAATTGTTGCCTTATTACTTTCCATAAGTATTGTCATTATTGCTTTATTTGATATTTTTCCGGCAACAGATTTGGAAAATTATAGCAGAATGGATAGAGCATTTGATATTCTAATTGATTATGCAATTTTTGCTTTTATCATCAACTTAATTCGAGAAATTGTCAAAGATTTAGAAGATATGGATGGCGATTATCAAACAGGAATCAACACGTTGCCTATTGCTATCGGGATTCAAAAAACCAAAATACTTGTGGGTGTTTTAACTATAATGGCCATAGTAATTCTTGCCTACTATTTAAAAACTTCTCTTTTTGAATTGGATTATACCATTTATTATGCATTGGTATTTGTGTTTGGGCCTTTGGTTTATTTTGGAGCAAAATTAATTAATGCTACAACAAAAAAAGAATTTCATCATTTAAGCACAATGTTAAAAATTGTTTTGTTTTTCGGAATTTTGTCTATTGCCGTAATTGTTTTGAATTTAAAATATGCTCAATAA
- a CDS encoding Maf-like protein: MLNKILHHKNIILASGSPRRQQFFKEMDLNFSIQLKDVEEIYPNHLKAEEITNFLAELKANAFENELKENDILVTSDTIVWLNEKALGKPKDYDDAFKMLQQLANQTHEVITSVCLKSVSKVDIFHCTTKVTFAALSDENIRYYLDNYKPFDKAGSYGIQDWIGLIGISKIEGSYTNVVGLPTEMLFQKLMHYA, from the coding sequence ATGCTCAATAAAATTTTACACCATAAAAACATCATTTTAGCTTCGGGTTCACCTAGAAGACAACAGTTTTTTAAAGAAATGGATTTGAATTTTTCGATTCAGTTAAAAGACGTGGAAGAAATTTATCCCAATCATTTAAAAGCCGAAGAAATTACGAATTTTTTAGCCGAATTAAAAGCCAATGCCTTTGAAAATGAGCTAAAAGAGAACGATATTTTAGTCACAAGTGATACTATTGTTTGGCTGAACGAAAAAGCATTAGGTAAACCAAAAGATTATGACGATGCCTTCAAAATGTTGCAACAATTAGCCAATCAAACACATGAAGTAATCACTTCTGTTTGTTTGAAATCGGTATCAAAAGTCGACATTTTTCATTGTACAACAAAAGTAACTTTTGCAGCACTTTCTGATGAAAATATTCGTTATTACTTAGATAATTATAAACCTTTTGATAAAGCAGGAAGCTATGGAATCCAAGACTGGATTGGCTTAATCGGAATTTCAAAAATAGAAGGTTCATACACTAATGTTGTAGGATTACCAACCGAAATGTTGTTTCAAAAATTAATGCACTATGCTTAA
- a CDS encoding mechanosensitive ion channel domain-containing protein, producing MLKLIENPYLDQEIATLVVLLVYFILRFSSNKLVRKYATLNEVLEHRTNLVIKYINLLLGILALISIVIIWGVKKDQILLFISSVFAVVGVASFAQWSILSNITAGIILFFSYPFKIGDRIKIHDKDFPIEGEIDDIKAFYVILKSSEGEMVTYPNNLLMQKGISVLKNNPEEREFFD from the coding sequence ATGCTTAAACTCATTGAAAACCCCTATTTAGACCAAGAAATAGCAACATTAGTTGTGTTGTTGGTTTACTTTATTTTACGCTTCAGCTCGAATAAATTAGTGCGCAAATATGCCACTTTAAATGAAGTTTTAGAACACCGTACAAATTTGGTAATCAAATACATAAACCTTCTTTTAGGCATTTTAGCTTTAATTTCAATTGTAATTATTTGGGGAGTAAAAAAAGATCAAATTTTGCTTTTCATTTCTTCCGTATTTGCAGTTGTGGGAGTTGCTTCGTTTGCACAATGGTCGATTTTGAGTAACATTACAGCAGGAATTATTTTATTCTTTTCGTATCCTTTTAAAATTGGAGACAGAATTAAAATCCACGATAAAGATTTCCCTATTGAAGGTGAAATTGACGATATTAAAGCGTTTTATGTCATTTTAAAATCTTCTGAAGGAGAAATGGTTACCTATCCAAACAATTTGCTAATGCAAAAAGGAATTTCGGTACTAAAAAACAATCCTGAAGAAAGAGAATTTTTTGATTAA
- a CDS encoding rhomboid family intramembrane serine protease — protein sequence MKNKLIPHYKIEFEITEVEAISFNQSVQQAFNALNWKIVTTSETKIEGHTSLSLSSWGESITIEISDRNISIESTCVGNQLVDWGKNKKNIEALLEQLKKYEYTETPVLETQKSSFDTIQKKKGSFKDYLAVFIPTKEYFFTPILIFLNILVFVLMVVDGTNIISPAAEDLIKWGANERTITLNGAYWRLFSCIFVHIGIIHLIMNLYALIFIGSILEPIIGKYKFIVGYLITGFIASTASLWWNTFTLSAGASGAIFGLFGIFLALLTTNYLDKNARKSMLTYIFIYIGLNLVNGLKEGIDGAAHLGGLISGCIIGYAFFYGLINKESKELNYWILGIISFLGISCSYLVLEKIPNPIKNYKTTSGKKLNYFELYDIKMKDFVDNETLALDIQYQNTSQKEDMLNYIENHTMYYWNENLKIVNEIENYSIPKDALKKNVLLKQYVLLRIKQTGLIRQKIESESDKFDQKLIEVNQEINNIIFTVTN from the coding sequence ATGAAAAATAAATTAATTCCACACTACAAAATTGAATTTGAAATTACCGAAGTCGAAGCAATTTCTTTCAATCAATCTGTTCAACAAGCTTTTAATGCACTAAATTGGAAAATAGTAACAACATCTGAGACTAAAATCGAAGGGCATACCTCTCTATCATTAAGTTCTTGGGGAGAATCAATTACAATTGAAATCTCAGACAGAAACATTAGTATTGAAAGTACATGTGTTGGCAATCAATTAGTTGATTGGGGTAAAAACAAAAAAAATATTGAAGCGCTACTCGAACAGTTAAAAAAATATGAGTATACTGAAACTCCAGTTTTAGAAACGCAGAAAAGTAGTTTTGATACAATTCAAAAAAAGAAGGGTAGTTTTAAAGACTATTTAGCTGTTTTTATCCCCACTAAAGAATACTTTTTTACTCCAATTCTGATCTTTCTAAACATTTTGGTATTTGTATTAATGGTTGTTGACGGAACAAATATCATTTCACCCGCTGCAGAAGACTTAATAAAATGGGGAGCAAACGAAAGAACAATTACATTAAATGGTGCATATTGGCGTTTGTTTTCATGCATTTTTGTTCATATTGGTATCATACATTTAATTATGAATCTTTATGCTTTAATTTTTATAGGAAGTATTTTAGAACCAATAATTGGAAAATATAAATTTATTGTTGGATACTTAATCACTGGGTTTATTGCAAGTACAGCTAGTTTGTGGTGGAATACCTTTACGCTAAGTGCAGGTGCTTCTGGAGCCATATTTGGTTTATTTGGGATTTTTTTAGCTTTATTAACAACAAATTATTTAGACAAAAACGCCAGAAAATCGATGTTAACATACATCTTTATATACATTGGTTTAAATTTAGTGAATGGTCTAAAAGAAGGAATTGATGGCGCAGCACATTTGGGTGGATTGATTTCTGGATGCATTATCGGATATGCTTTCTTTTATGGTTTAATAAACAAAGAATCAAAAGAATTGAACTATTGGATTCTAGGAATAATTTCATTTTTAGGAATTAGTTGTTCCTATTTAGTACTCGAAAAAATTCCAAATCCAATTAAAAACTATAAAACTACTAGTGGTAAAAAATTGAATTATTTTGAATTATACGACATCAAAATGAAGGATTTTGTTGATAATGAAACACTAGCGCTTGATATCCAATACCAAAATACTTCTCAAAAAGAAGACATGTTAAATTACATCGAAAACCACACTATGTACTATTGGAATGAAAATTTAAAAATTGTAAATGAAATTGAAAATTACAGCATTCCGAAAGATGCTTTGAAAAAAAATGTTCTTTTAAAACAATATGTTTTACTTAGAATTAAACAAACAGGACTCATTCGACAAAAAATTGAATCCGAATCAGATAAATTTGATCAAAAACTCATAGAGGTAAATCAAGAAATAAATAACATCATTTTTACCGTAACCAATTAA
- a CDS encoding PIG-L family deacetylase, whose amino-acid sequence MNRSITSIYIFLISIISFAQAPQKLNAVEIYEQVQKLNFLGKVLYVAAHPDDENTKLITYFSNHYHAQTAYLSLTRGDGGQNLIGTELREKLGAIRTQELLAARRIDGGEQFFTRANDFGFSKEPNETFSIWNKNEVMEDVIQVIETFRPDIVINRFSHNTPGTTHGHHTASAMLSLEAYDLVKHQPKRIFFNTSWWFYGSQEAFDAADKSKLLAINSNVYYPLKGKSNNEIAALSRSQHKCQGFGTLGSRGDETEYLELLKGDLPSNTNLFEGIDTSWNRVKGGNEIGTILYEIEKNFNFGNPSVHIPNLIKAYDLIQNLEDSHWKNSKSKQIIKIIEACSGLFMEAVADTETTTKDSNFNINIEVINRSQSNAKLISVKALQLPILTKNALLKNNEKTSFPIKNVIIGETVDYSNLFWLKEKQTEGMYRVSDKAIRILPEISSNFPVVFTIEIEGKTIEFIKNICYKFNNPDDGETYVPFTVLPDVTTKIEPEVIIFNGTQTKEITVSVKAHKANAKGVLSLNIPTDWKVNPKEIPFEITTKNEEKKFTFTLYPTKPEIATKLSAKAQIGNQTFNNKLITIQYPHIPKQTILVPSESKLVKLDIEIKGKNIGYIMGAGDEVNKNLEHLGFKVSTINPNEISTEKLQQYDAVILGIRAFNVVEELKYKNKILFQYVENGGNLIVQYNTTNNLITKEIAPYNLELSRDRVTDENAKVTFVTPTHKVLNQPNKITEKDFTGWVQEQGLYYPNKWSSEFIPILASNDEGESSKTGGLVIAKFGKGNYIYTGLSFFRELPEGVSGAYRLLANIIALD is encoded by the coding sequence ATGAACAGAAGCATTACTTCAATTTATATATTTTTAATTTCTATAATTTCATTTGCGCAAGCACCACAAAAACTAAATGCAGTAGAAATTTATGAACAAGTTCAAAAACTAAATTTTTTAGGAAAAGTATTGTATGTTGCAGCTCATCCTGATGATGAAAACACCAAGTTAATTACCTATTTTTCCAATCATTATCACGCACAAACAGCTTATTTATCGCTAACTCGTGGCGATGGTGGTCAAAATTTAATTGGAACAGAATTAAGAGAAAAATTAGGAGCCATTAGAACACAAGAATTGTTAGCTGCAAGAAGAATTGACGGTGGCGAACAGTTTTTCACACGTGCAAATGACTTCGGATTTTCAAAAGAACCGAATGAAACCTTCTCCATTTGGAACAAAAACGAAGTTATGGAAGATGTCATTCAAGTGATTGAAACATTCCGTCCAGACATTGTTATTAACCGATTTAGCCACAACACACCAGGGACAACACACGGACATCACACAGCTTCGGCTATGTTGAGTTTGGAAGCATATGATTTAGTAAAACACCAACCAAAACGCATATTTTTCAATACTTCATGGTGGTTTTACGGAAGTCAAGAAGCCTTTGATGCAGCCGATAAATCAAAATTATTAGCGATAAATTCTAATGTTTATTATCCGTTAAAAGGAAAAAGTAACAACGAAATTGCTGCTTTGAGCAGAAGTCAGCACAAATGTCAAGGCTTTGGGACTTTAGGAAGTCGTGGCGACGAAACCGAATATTTAGAACTTTTAAAAGGAGATTTACCTAGCAATACCAACCTATTTGAAGGAATAGACACCTCATGGAATCGAGTAAAAGGCGGTAATGAAATTGGAACAATTTTATACGAAATTGAAAAGAATTTCAACTTTGGAAATCCATCAGTACATATTCCGAATTTAATAAAAGCGTATGATTTGATTCAGAATTTAGAAGATTCACATTGGAAAAACAGCAAATCAAAACAGATTATTAAGATTATTGAAGCGTGTAGTGGTTTGTTTATGGAAGCCGTGGCCGACACTGAAACGACAACAAAAGATAGTAATTTTAATATCAATATCGAAGTTATTAATCGAAGTCAATCGAATGCAAAATTGATTTCTGTGAAAGCATTACAACTCCCAATACTAACAAAAAATGCTTTGTTAAAGAATAACGAAAAAACAAGTTTTCCAATTAAAAATGTAATTATTGGAGAAACGGTTGATTATTCAAACTTATTTTGGTTAAAAGAAAAACAAACTGAAGGGATGTATCGTGTTTCAGATAAAGCAATTCGAATTCTTCCTGAAATTTCATCAAATTTTCCAGTCGTTTTCACCATTGAAATTGAAGGAAAAACAATTGAATTTATAAAGAATATTTGTTACAAATTCAATAATCCCGATGACGGAGAAACCTATGTTCCTTTTACTGTTTTACCTGATGTTACTACAAAAATTGAACCTGAAGTAATTATTTTCAACGGAACACAAACCAAAGAAATTACGGTTTCAGTAAAAGCGCACAAGGCCAATGCAAAAGGCGTTTTATCGTTGAATATACCGACCGACTGGAAAGTAAATCCAAAAGAAATTCCGTTTGAAATTACAACCAAAAACGAAGAGAAAAAATTCACGTTTACTTTGTACCCAACTAAACCCGAAATAGCCACAAAATTGAGCGCAAAAGCTCAAATTGGTAATCAAACTTTCAATAATAAACTAATCACCATTCAATATCCACACATTCCTAAACAAACTATTTTAGTGCCTTCTGAATCTAAATTAGTAAAATTGGACATCGAAATTAAGGGCAAAAATATTGGCTATATCATGGGCGCTGGCGATGAAGTAAACAAAAATTTAGAACATCTCGGGTTTAAAGTTTCGACAATTAATCCGAACGAAATTTCAACAGAAAAACTACAACAATATGATGCTGTAATCTTAGGAATTAGAGCTTTTAATGTGGTTGAAGAATTAAAATATAAGAATAAAATACTGTTTCAATATGTAGAAAACGGAGGTAATTTAATCGTTCAATACAACACCACTAATAATTTGATTACTAAAGAAATAGCACCCTATAATTTAGAACTTTCAAGAGATAGAGTTACCGATGAAAATGCAAAGGTTACTTTTGTAACTCCAACTCATAAAGTACTTAATCAACCCAACAAAATTACTGAAAAAGATTTCACAGGCTGGGTTCAAGAGCAAGGTTTATACTATCCAAACAAATGGAGTTCCGAATTTATTCCTATTTTAGCTTCTAATGATGAAGGCGAATCTTCAAAAACTGGTGGTTTGGTCATTGCCAAATTTGGAAAAGGAAATTACATTTATACAGGTTTAAGTTTCTTTAGAGAATTACCAGAAGGTGTAAGTGGTGCCTATCGATTATTAGCAAATATAATTGCATTAGATTGA
- a CDS encoding sodium:solute symporter — MEILDWIVLSTTLFFIVIYGALKTKGSANVKDYLLDNNETPWFTVGVSVMATQASAITFLSTPGQAYHDGMGFVQFYFGLPLAMIVIAYTFIPIYHRLQVYTAYEYLEQRFNVQTRTLAAILFLIQRGLGTGITIYAPSIILSALLGWNLNMLNIIIGILVIVYTVTGGTKAVNVTQKQQMFVIMSGMFIIFFYILANLPQEVDFSNVLHLAGANGKMDILDFSYNPETRYTFWSGITGGFFLMLSYFGTDQSQVGRYLSGKSVKESQMGLIMNGLLKVPMQFFILLTGVLVFVFFQFNDAPLHFNPTNVEKVKASEQKEEYENLENKLAQLNTDKKIVNQIYIQQLKHNEFDNPILKKQMVALSLKEKDLREDAKDVIKKIDGKTETNDKDYVFLYFILNYLPKGLLGLLLAVIFSAAMSSSASGLNSLGATSAIDIYKRNVSAKSDKHYVYATQYFTVFWGIVAIGFACVSSLFENLIQLVNIIGSIFYGTVLGIFLIGFYFNYIKGKAAFIAACISQLTIFYIFYLDVVSYLWLNFIGAVLTILLGLILQKSFNKTP; from the coding sequence ATGGAAATTTTAGATTGGATTGTATTATCCACCACTCTCTTTTTTATCGTGATTTATGGTGCTTTGAAAACCAAAGGAAGTGCCAACGTCAAAGATTATTTACTAGATAATAACGAAACACCATGGTTTACTGTTGGGGTTTCGGTTATGGCAACACAAGCGAGTGCTATTACTTTTTTATCCACACCTGGTCAAGCCTATCATGACGGAATGGGTTTTGTACAATTCTATTTTGGTCTGCCATTAGCAATGATTGTAATTGCATATACTTTTATTCCTATTTATCATCGATTACAAGTGTACACCGCTTATGAATATTTAGAACAACGCTTCAATGTGCAAACCCGAACTTTGGCTGCTATTTTATTCCTAATTCAAAGAGGTTTAGGAACAGGAATCACAATTTATGCGCCTTCAATAATCTTATCAGCACTTTTAGGTTGGAATTTAAATATGCTGAATATAATCATTGGAATTTTGGTGATTGTATACACCGTTACAGGTGGTACAAAAGCAGTGAATGTGACTCAAAAGCAACAAATGTTTGTGATTATGAGCGGTATGTTCATCATTTTCTTCTATATTTTAGCAAATTTACCTCAAGAAGTTGATTTTTCAAATGTCTTACACCTTGCAGGTGCCAATGGAAAAATGGATATTTTAGATTTTTCATACAATCCCGAAACGCGATACACGTTTTGGAGTGGTATTACGGGAGGATTTTTCTTAATGCTTTCCTATTTTGGAACCGATCAATCGCAAGTAGGCCGTTATCTTTCTGGAAAATCAGTAAAAGAAAGTCAAATGGGTTTAATCATGAACGGATTGTTGAAAGTTCCAATGCAATTTTTTATTCTTTTAACAGGAGTTTTAGTGTTTGTCTTCTTTCAATTCAATGATGCGCCTTTGCATTTTAATCCAACTAATGTTGAAAAAGTAAAAGCCTCTGAGCAAAAAGAGGAATATGAAAATTTAGAAAATAAATTAGCCCAATTAAACACCGATAAAAAAATTGTAAATCAAATTTATATTCAACAGCTAAAACACAATGAATTTGATAATCCAATTTTAAAGAAACAAATGGTAGCGCTTTCGCTAAAAGAAAAAGATTTACGTGAAGACGCCAAAGATGTCATCAAAAAAATAGATGGAAAAACAGAAACCAACGATAAAGATTATGTTTTTTTATATTTTATCTTAAACTATCTTCCTAAAGGCCTTTTAGGACTACTTTTAGCGGTTATCTTTAGTGCTGCTATGTCTTCAAGTGCTTCGGGTTTAAACTCTTTAGGAGCAACATCAGCAATTGACATTTATAAAAGAAATGTAAGTGCAAAATCTGATAAACATTATGTATATGCAACACAATATTTTACGGTATTTTGGGGAATTGTTGCTATCGGATTTGCATGCGTTAGTTCGTTATTCGAAAATTTAATTCAGTTAGTAAACATCATTGGTTCTATTTTCTACGGAACTGTTTTAGGTATTTTCTTAATCGGGTTTTATTTCAATTACATCAAAGGAAAAGCAGCTTTTATAGCAGCTTGTATCAGTCAATTAACCATTTTCTATATTTTTTATTTGGATGTAGTGAGTTATTTGTGGCTCAATTTCATTGGAGCCGTTCTAACCATACTATTAGGTTTAATTTTGCAAAAATCTTTCAATAAAACACCATAA
- a CDS encoding DUF2911 domain-containing protein codes for MRKIIVMLAVILANFVVEAQVKTPQASPLAKIDQVVGLTTVQIEYSRPSAKGRTVYGDLVPYGKNWRTGANANTTISFSEDVTIGGKQLKKGKYALFTTPKADSWDVIFYADTNNWGLPEEWDESKVALRTSVKPETLNKSVESFTIFLNNLSNDSGVLELSWERTIVSIPFTVPTQEAAMKSIEKTLAGPSAGDYFSAAQYFYQTNGDMTKALSWVNSAISNSPKGQDVPFWYLRLKSLIQAKSGDKKGAIATAKESLALATKAGNGDYEKMNKDSIAEWSK; via the coding sequence ATGAGAAAAATTATTGTTATGTTGGCTGTTATTTTAGCCAATTTTGTGGTAGAAGCACAAGTTAAAACGCCTCAAGCTAGCCCGTTAGCTAAAATTGATCAAGTTGTTGGATTAACTACAGTACAGATTGAATATTCTAGACCAAGTGCTAAAGGAAGAACTGTTTATGGTGATTTAGTTCCTTATGGAAAAAATTGGAGAACAGGAGCTAATGCAAATACAACTATTTCTTTTAGTGAAGATGTAACTATTGGTGGTAAACAACTTAAAAAGGGTAAATATGCTTTATTTACCACTCCAAAAGCTGATAGCTGGGATGTTATTTTTTATGCAGACACAAATAACTGGGGTTTGCCAGAAGAGTGGGATGAAAGCAAAGTTGCTTTGAGAACTTCTGTTAAACCAGAGACTTTGAATAAATCAGTTGAATCATTTACTATTTTTTTAAATAATTTATCAAATGATTCAGGTGTTTTAGAATTATCATGGGAAAGAACAATTGTTTCAATTCCATTTACGGTTCCTACGCAAGAAGCGGCGATGAAGAGTATTGAAAAAACATTAGCAGGTCCTTCTGCAGGTGATTATTTTTCAGCAGCACAATATTTTTACCAAACGAATGGCGATATGACAAAAGCGTTGTCTTGGGTAAATAGTGCTATTTCTAATTCACCAAAAGGACAAGATGTTCCTTTCTGGTATTTACGTTTAAAATCGTTAATTCAAGCAAAATCGGGTGATAAAAAAGGGGCAATTGCTACGGCAAAAGAATCTTTAGCATTAGCGACAAAAGCAGGAAACGGCGATTATGAAAAAATGAACAAAGACAGCATTGCTGAATGGTCAAAATAA
- a CDS encoding SRPBCC family protein, with translation MKIYRLHTKQNLPITIDEAWDLLSDPKNLQKITPEYMGFKILSGADRPMFPGQIIQYIVTPVLGIPAKWVTEITHVVDKQYFVDEQRFGPYALWHHKHFIKEIPGGVEMEDIVDYKVPMGIIGQLVHPFLVKPKLNEIFEYRRKKLIEMFGEFV, from the coding sequence ATGAAAATCTATAGATTACATACCAAACAAAACTTACCCATAACAATTGACGAAGCTTGGGATTTACTTTCAGATCCAAAAAACCTTCAAAAAATTACTCCTGAATATATGGGATTCAAAATTTTATCTGGAGCAGATAGACCTATGTTTCCAGGGCAAATTATACAATATATAGTTACACCTGTTTTAGGAATCCCTGCGAAATGGGTTACCGAAATTACCCACGTTGTTGACAAACAGTATTTTGTAGATGAGCAACGTTTTGGACCATATGCGCTTTGGCATCACAAACACTTTATTAAAGAAATTCCAGGTGGTGTGGAAATGGAAGATATTGTCGATTATAAAGTTCCGATGGGAATTATAGGACAATTAGTTCATCCTTTTTTAGTCAAACCTAAATTGAATGAAATTTTTGAATACAGAAGAAAAAAATTAATCGAAATGTTTGGCGAATTTGTGTAG
- a CDS encoding SDR family NAD(P)-dependent oxidoreductase, protein MKNILLIGGSYGIGLAIAQELQNDNNIFVASRTNENLAGLNVTHIPFDASTDTLDASKLPAILDGLVYCPGSINLRPFRGLKPEAFEADLQINFISLVKVIQAVLPNLTAGEQSSIVLFSSVAASMGMPFHTSVAAAKGAIEGFAKALAAEYAPKIRVNVIAPSLTDTPLADKFLNNETKQEKSAERHPLKRFGKPEDSAQMASFLLSDKSSWISGQIFHVDGGMSTLLVNG, encoded by the coding sequence ATGAAAAACATATTACTAATAGGTGGTTCTTATGGTATAGGATTAGCTATAGCTCAAGAGCTTCAAAACGATAATAACATTTTTGTTGCGTCTAGAACCAATGAAAATTTAGCGGGTTTGAACGTTACACACATTCCGTTTGACGCCTCTACCGATACTTTAGATGCTTCTAAATTACCTGCAATTTTAGATGGTTTGGTTTATTGCCCAGGAAGTATTAATTTACGTCCGTTTAGAGGATTAAAACCTGAAGCTTTTGAAGCCGATTTACAAATTAATTTCATTAGTTTAGTAAAAGTAATTCAAGCCGTTTTACCCAATTTAACTGCAGGTGAACAATCGAGCATCGTGCTTTTTAGTAGTGTTGCTGCTTCTATGGGAATGCCATTTCATACCAGTGTGGCAGCGGCTAAAGGTGCTATTGAAGGTTTTGCAAAAGCATTAGCGGCAGAATATGCTCCAAAAATAAGAGTAAACGTAATTGCTCCCTCATTAACCGACACTCCATTAGCTGATAAATTCTTAAATAACGAAACCAAACAAGAAAAATCAGCCGAACGTCATCCATTAAAACGATTTGGAAAACCAGAAGATAGTGCCCAAATGGCAAGCTTTTTATTAAGTGATAAAAGCAGTTGGATTTCAGGACAAATTTTCCATGTTGATGGCGGTATGTCAACATTATTAGTAAACGGATAA